The following are from one region of the Cytobacillus firmus genome:
- the yutH gene encoding spore coat putative kinase YutH, with product MFRKLLKEQFGIEAEDTIRIGKYDACRKQGHLYLLVPAGHTDEEELDELDRMAEHLSNNGDRNISTFLKTKEGKQAVDWNDSRFCILVNRHTLSRKQNQFGRKLAKFHYRGRSISFPVKKTSRIGQWKQLWEQRLDQMEKVWNEMLFQKPENDFERMFLESFPYYMGLAENSIQYLVDTELDDEPGMADSGTVCHIRLTSSTWGDNYYMKNPFDWAFDHSSRDLAEWTREKYFRNIKTYQPELRQFLSEYQSVGRLSSFSWRLYYARLLFPLHYFETVENYYGADSEQQKLVLQERLQKYLWQSDDHERFLGGFFEFAEVPIKKLRIPLVNWIKS from the coding sequence ATGTTTAGAAAGCTTTTGAAAGAACAATTTGGCATAGAAGCAGAAGATACAATCAGAATCGGAAAATATGATGCATGCCGAAAGCAGGGGCATCTTTATTTGCTTGTTCCTGCGGGGCATACAGATGAAGAAGAGCTAGATGAACTGGACCGAATGGCAGAACACCTGTCCAATAACGGTGATAGAAATATTAGTACTTTTTTGAAAACGAAGGAAGGCAAGCAGGCCGTTGACTGGAATGATAGCCGCTTTTGTATTTTAGTTAATCGGCATACTCTGAGCAGGAAGCAGAATCAGTTTGGACGAAAGCTGGCAAAGTTCCATTACAGAGGAAGGAGTATTTCATTTCCTGTGAAAAAAACGAGCAGAATCGGGCAATGGAAACAGCTTTGGGAACAGCGGCTTGACCAAATGGAAAAGGTATGGAATGAGATGCTATTCCAAAAACCCGAAAATGACTTTGAGAGAATGTTTTTAGAGTCATTTCCCTACTATATGGGGCTGGCAGAAAATTCAATACAGTATCTTGTGGATACAGAGCTTGACGATGAACCCGGCATGGCAGACAGCGGAACCGTTTGTCATATAAGATTGACTTCTTCCACCTGGGGAGACAATTATTATATGAAAAATCCATTTGACTGGGCATTTGATCACTCATCCAGAGATTTGGCTGAATGGACAAGGGAAAAATACTTCCGTAATATCAAAACGTATCAGCCGGAACTCCGCCAATTTTTATCGGAATATCAAAGTGTAGGAAGATTATCCTCTTTTTCATGGCGGTTATACTACGCCCGTCTATTGTTTCCCCTCCATTATTTTGAAACAGTAGAAAATTATTATGGCGCCGATTCTGAACAGCAGAAGCTGGTGCTTCAGGAGAGATTGCAGAAGTATCTATGGCAGTCTGATGACCATGAGCGCTTTCTGGGCGGGTTTTTTGAATTTGCCGAAGTTCCGATCAAAAAACTAAGGATTCCTCTGGTGAATTGGATTAAGAGCTGA
- a CDS encoding 2-hydroxyacid dehydrogenase → MKPYVFISRKLPEDVIATLKEKYIVEMWDREDVAVPYDVFLQEAGKADAILTMLSETVNEEVLKAGEKLKVVANMAVGYDNVDVETAKRLGITVTNTPEVLNDSTADLTFALVLAAARRMVEAAEFVKKGDWKSWSPLLLAGQDVHHKTIGIVGMGNIGKTVAKRAAGFDMEILYHNRSRKPDAEQELGAQYVSFDELLERSDFVVCLTPLTAETRNLFNRSAFRKMKDNAVFVNASRGPVVNEHDLYEALKAGEIAAAGLDVFAEEPIGAGHPLLELKNVVAMPHIGSASIETRYRMMQLCVENIDLVLSEKKPKTPVK, encoded by the coding sequence ATGAAACCATATGTTTTTATCAGCAGGAAGCTGCCTGAAGATGTTATCGCCACTTTAAAAGAAAAATACATTGTTGAAATGTGGGATCGGGAAGATGTGGCGGTTCCTTATGATGTATTTCTGCAGGAAGCGGGAAAGGCAGATGCCATTCTAACCATGTTGTCAGAGACTGTAAATGAGGAAGTTCTGAAAGCGGGAGAGAAGCTGAAAGTTGTTGCCAATATGGCTGTCGGCTATGATAATGTGGACGTTGAAACAGCAAAGAGGCTCGGAATTACAGTTACCAATACACCAGAGGTATTAAATGATTCAACCGCCGACCTGACATTTGCCCTTGTGCTTGCTGCTGCCCGCAGAATGGTGGAGGCTGCGGAGTTTGTGAAGAAAGGCGATTGGAAGAGCTGGAGTCCGCTCCTTTTGGCAGGCCAGGATGTGCATCATAAAACAATCGGAATTGTAGGAATGGGGAATATCGGAAAAACAGTGGCAAAGCGTGCCGCGGGATTTGACATGGAAATCCTGTATCACAATCGTTCGAGGAAGCCGGATGCAGAGCAGGAACTGGGAGCTCAATATGTCAGCTTTGATGAGCTGCTCGAACGGTCAGATTTTGTTGTCTGTCTGACACCATTGACAGCAGAAACAAGAAATTTATTTAACCGAAGTGCGTTCCGGAAGATGAAAGACAACGCTGTTTTCGTGAATGCCTCCAGAGGGCCTGTAGTAAATGAACATGATCTATATGAAGCACTGAAGGCAGGTGAAATTGCGGCTGCGGGATTGGATGTTTTTGCGGAAGAGCCAATCGGCGCCGGACATCCGCTGTTAGAGCTGAAAAATGTTGTGGCCATGCCCCATATCGGAAGTGCAAGCATAGAAACACGCTATAGAATGATGCAGCTGTGTGTGGAAAACATTGATCTTGTTCTATCAGAAAAGAAACCGAAAACACCGGTCAAATAG
- a CDS encoding homoserine dehydrogenase yields the protein MESISIGLLGLGTVGSGVVQIIEKHQDKLMHQVGCPVVVKKVLVKDVNKDRAVKVDRNLLTLNPEDILNDTDIDVVIEVMGGIEETKNHLKKALDNGKHVVTANKDLMAVYGPELLAASAQNGCDLFYEASVAGGIPILRGLVDGLASDRITKMMGIVNGTTNFILTKMSKNGSAYEDVLKEAQELGYAESDPTADVEGLDAARKMAILSTLGFSMNIDLDDVKVKGITDITEEDLQYGRQLGYIMKLIGIAHREGEKVEVSVQPTLLSESHPLASVQDEYNAVYVYGEAVGETMFYGPGAGSLPTATAVVSDLVGVMKNMRLGVNGKSAAVPQYDKKLKDADEIYSKYFLRMHVKDEVGTFANITSIFSEHHVSFEKILQLPLKEKGLAEIVLVTHQASLQDYEDILVSLRDLPAVQSIKSSYRVEGSARV from the coding sequence GTGGAATCAATCTCAATTGGTTTATTAGGGTTAGGAACAGTTGGATCGGGTGTCGTGCAAATCATTGAGAAACACCAGGATAAGCTTATGCACCAGGTCGGCTGTCCGGTTGTTGTAAAGAAAGTTCTTGTTAAAGATGTAAATAAAGACAGAGCCGTTAAAGTGGACAGGAATTTGCTGACGCTTAATCCTGAAGACATTTTAAATGATACAGATATAGATGTAGTGATTGAAGTAATGGGCGGCATAGAGGAAACTAAAAACCATTTAAAGAAAGCGTTGGATAATGGAAAGCATGTAGTGACGGCAAATAAGGACCTGATGGCGGTATACGGGCCTGAATTGCTGGCTGCATCCGCTCAAAATGGGTGTGATCTCTTTTATGAGGCAAGTGTTGCCGGCGGCATTCCCATTTTAAGAGGGCTGGTAGATGGTTTGGCTTCAGACAGAATTACAAAAATGATGGGCATTGTGAATGGGACAACGAACTTTATTTTAACAAAAATGAGCAAGAATGGGAGCGCTTATGAGGACGTCCTGAAAGAAGCCCAGGAGCTGGGATATGCGGAAAGCGACCCGACTGCAGATGTGGAGGGCCTTGATGCAGCAAGGAAAATGGCGATCCTGTCTACACTTGGCTTTTCCATGAATATTGACCTTGATGATGTTAAGGTTAAAGGCATTACGGATATTACGGAAGAAGACCTTCAGTACGGCAGGCAGCTTGGGTACATCATGAAGCTGATCGGGATTGCCCATCGGGAGGGGGAGAAGGTGGAAGTAAGTGTCCAGCCGACACTGCTTTCCGAGTCTCATCCACTTGCATCGGTTCAGGATGAATACAATGCCGTATATGTTTACGGTGAAGCTGTAGGGGAAACGATGTTCTACGGACCTGGGGCAGGCAGTCTGCCTACAGCTACAGCTGTGGTATCGGATCTTGTTGGAGTCATGAAAAATATGCGTCTTGGCGTCAATGGAAAAAGCGCGGCAGTTCCTCAATATGATAAGAAATTAAAAGATGCAGATGAAATTTATTCGAAGTATTTCTTAAGAATGCATGTAAAAGATGAAGTAGGGACATTTGCCAACATCACATCCATTTTTTCAGAGCATCATGTTAGCTTCGAGAAGATCCTGCAGCTTCCTCTAAAGGAAAAAGGGCTTGCTGAGATTGTGCTGGTTACCCACCAGGCATCCCTTCAGGATTATGAAGATATTTTAGTAAGTTTAAGAGATTTGCCGGCAGTTCAATCAATCAAAAGTTCGTATCGTGTGGAAGGGAGCGCCAGAGTATGA
- the thrC gene encoding threonine synthase — protein MRWEGLIKTYKDYLPVSENTPMLTLNEGNTPLIRLDKLSRDWGIDLYVKTEGANPTGSFKDRGMVMAVAKAKEEGSDAIICASTGNTSAAAAAYAARAGMRCVVVIPEGKIAMGKLAQAVMYGAEVVSIEGNFDQALAMVRKISETEPFTLVNSVNPYRLEGQKTAAFEICDQLGSAPDILALPVGNAGNISAYWKGFKEYNEERGTGLPRMHGVQAEGAAAIVHNRVFESPETIATAIRIGNPASWHLANAALSESNGKIDEVSDEEILCMYRKLASSEGIFAEPASCASLAGVYKQLRNGEIPHKTKVVAILTGNGLKDPNTAIDCSPVKPVLLPNDEKAVADHIKGAVHI, from the coding sequence ATGAGATGGGAAGGCCTCATAAAAACATATAAAGACTATTTGCCAGTTAGTGAAAATACACCAATGCTTACTTTAAATGAGGGCAATACTCCCCTGATCAGGCTGGATAAGCTCTCAAGAGACTGGGGCATTGACCTTTATGTGAAAACGGAAGGAGCAAATCCTACAGGGTCATTTAAAGACAGAGGCATGGTTATGGCAGTTGCAAAGGCGAAAGAAGAAGGAAGCGATGCAATCATCTGTGCCTCCACAGGCAATACCTCTGCAGCTGCGGCGGCATATGCAGCAAGGGCGGGCATGAGATGCGTAGTTGTCATCCCTGAAGGGAAAATTGCCATGGGGAAGCTTGCACAGGCAGTTATGTATGGAGCGGAAGTTGTATCAATTGAAGGTAATTTTGACCAGGCGCTTGCAATGGTAAGGAAAATTAGCGAAACAGAACCTTTTACTCTCGTAAACTCGGTTAATCCATATCGTCTTGAAGGACAGAAGACAGCGGCCTTTGAAATCTGCGACCAGCTTGGAAGCGCTCCTGATATCCTTGCTTTGCCAGTGGGTAATGCCGGCAATATTTCTGCCTATTGGAAAGGGTTTAAAGAATACAACGAAGAAAGAGGGACAGGTCTTCCAAGAATGCACGGAGTACAGGCAGAAGGTGCAGCAGCCATTGTCCATAACCGTGTATTTGAAAGTCCTGAGACGATCGCCACAGCCATCCGAATCGGAAATCCTGCGAGCTGGCATTTAGCCAATGCAGCATTGTCAGAATCAAATGGAAAAATTGATGAAGTCAGCGACGAAGAGATTCTTTGCATGTACCGTAAACTTGCTTCATCTGAAGGGATTTTCGCTGAGCCGGCTTCATGTGCTTCACTTGCGGGGGTATATAAACAGCTGCGTAATGGGGAGATTCCTCATAAAACAAAAGTGGTGGCCATCCTGACTGGGAACGGGCTGAAGGATCCAAATACAGCCATTGATTGCAGCCCTGTTAAGCCAGTTTTGCTGCCTAATGATGAAAAAGCAGTTGCGGACCATATCAAGGGAGCCGTTCACATATGA
- the thrB gene encoding homoserine kinase: protein MSESEMVVIKVPGSTANLGPGFDSIGLALNLYLTLEAEKADKFEMIPLSEALSIYPSDESNFIFQVAMATAKKYGRELPGCKARISSEIPLTRGLGSSAAAIVAGIELADVLCGLQLTQYEKLVLSSRMEGHPDNAGASLLGGLVIGCLSEEEVSVQSIKSIEFDVIAVVPKEELLTKESRGVLPSEWSFREAVQAGAVGNVMVAALLSGNFPLAGKMMSGDLFHHPYRKKMVPHLEVIEKAAPGLGAFGVALSGAGPAVLCLAETGCAPAVAEGLQRLLPDMEILPLKIDQEGCTVLKKSLVELEIGQTI, encoded by the coding sequence ATGAGCGAAAGTGAAATGGTTGTCATCAAAGTACCCGGCAGCACGGCAAATCTCGGGCCAGGCTTCGACTCGATTGGCCTTGCCTTAAATTTATATTTGACGCTTGAAGCAGAGAAGGCAGACAAGTTTGAAATGATTCCTTTATCAGAGGCGCTAAGCATCTACCCTTCGGATGAATCCAATTTTATTTTTCAAGTTGCAATGGCTACCGCGAAGAAATATGGTAGAGAGCTTCCGGGATGCAAAGCCCGCATTTCGAGTGAAATTCCTCTCACACGGGGACTTGGGTCAAGTGCTGCAGCCATTGTAGCGGGAATCGAATTGGCTGATGTGCTTTGCGGACTCCAGCTGACTCAGTACGAGAAGCTGGTGCTGTCTTCCCGAATGGAGGGCCATCCTGATAACGCAGGAGCCTCCCTTCTCGGAGGCCTCGTTATTGGCTGCCTGTCAGAGGAAGAGGTATCTGTTCAGAGTATAAAAAGTATAGAGTTTGATGTTATAGCAGTGGTCCCGAAAGAAGAGCTCCTTACAAAGGAATCCAGAGGCGTTCTGCCTTCAGAATGGTCCTTTCGGGAAGCTGTCCAGGCCGGGGCAGTCGGCAATGTCATGGTAGCAGCCTTGCTCAGCGGGAATTTCCCCCTCGCAGGCAAGATGATGAGCGGAGACTTATTTCATCATCCTTACCGAAAGAAAATGGTTCCGCACTTGGAAGTCATTGAAAAAGCTGCACCAGGGCTCGGAGCATTTGGAGTTGCGTTAAGCGGTGCGGGGCCGGCAGTTCTCTGCCTGGCTGAGACAGGATGTGCTCCCGCAGTGGCAGAAGGGCTTCAGAGGCTGCTCCCGGACATGGAAATCCTGCCACTGAAAATTGATCAGGAAGGCTGTACGGTTTTAAAAAAAAGCTTAGTTGAGCTGGAGATAGGCCAAACAATATAA
- a CDS encoding YuzD family protein, which yields MLLNVNVVKWREEQVLHRGEKSEKEIEITVYGAEQLCPSCVNLPSSKETYEWLEAALSRKFANQPFKIVYVDIHNPPEEEDKKEFALRVIEEDMFYPVVLLEDEIVGEGNPKLKTIYAEMEKYGYQAV from the coding sequence ATGCTGCTCAATGTTAATGTTGTAAAATGGAGGGAAGAACAAGTTTTGCATAGGGGAGAGAAGAGTGAAAAAGAGATCGAAATCACTGTTTATGGTGCAGAGCAGCTTTGTCCAAGCTGTGTGAATCTGCCATCATCCAAGGAAACTTATGAATGGCTGGAGGCAGCACTATCCCGGAAGTTTGCCAATCAGCCTTTTAAAATCGTGTATGTTGACATTCATAATCCACCTGAAGAAGAGGACAAAAAAGAATTCGCACTAAGAGTGATAGAAGAAGATATGTTTTACCCGGTTGTCCTGCTTGAAGATGAGATTGTCGGTGAAGGCAATCCAAAATTAAAAACGATCTATGCGGAAATGGAAAAGTACGGGTACCAGGCAGTTTAA
- a CDS encoding NAD(P)/FAD-dependent oxidoreductase has protein sequence MKNLVILGGGYGGMRALARLLPNQLPDDVSITLIDRVPYHCLKTEYYALAAGTISDQHVRVSFPEHQRLTIKYGEVTKISIEENKVYLQDEEPVSYDDIIIGLGCEDKYHNVPGADIHTYSIQTIEKSRRTYQALNNLSPGSVVGIVGAGLSGVELASELNESRPDLKVKLFDRGKHILSAFSERLSTYVENWFLEHNVEIINQSNITKVEEKTLYNHDEAIHCDAIVWTAGIQPTKVVRDMNVEKDPQGRVVLTRHHNIPGNEHVYVVGDCASLPHAPSAQLAEGQAEQIVQILLKRWKGEDLPETLPVIKLKGVLGSLGKKHGFGLVAERPITGRVARLLKSGILWMYKYHNG, from the coding sequence ATGAAAAACCTTGTGATACTTGGCGGAGGCTATGGCGGTATGAGGGCACTTGCCCGACTTTTGCCTAACCAGCTTCCCGATGATGTCTCTATTACACTAATAGATCGTGTGCCTTATCATTGTTTAAAGACTGAATATTACGCTCTAGCTGCCGGTACCATTTCAGACCAGCATGTGCGTGTATCCTTCCCTGAACATCAAAGATTGACCATTAAATACGGTGAAGTGACAAAAATCAGCATTGAGGAAAACAAGGTATATCTTCAGGACGAAGAGCCTGTTTCGTATGATGATATAATAATTGGACTTGGATGTGAAGATAAATACCATAATGTTCCAGGAGCTGACATTCACACATATAGCATCCAGACAATTGAAAAATCCCGCAGAACGTATCAAGCTTTAAATAATCTATCACCAGGCTCTGTTGTTGGAATTGTCGGTGCCGGATTAAGCGGAGTGGAACTGGCTTCAGAATTAAATGAAAGCCGTCCGGATTTGAAAGTCAAATTATTTGATAGAGGGAAGCATATTCTGTCAGCCTTCTCTGAAAGATTGAGCACATACGTAGAAAATTGGTTCTTAGAGCATAATGTTGAAATCATTAACCAATCGAATATTACTAAAGTAGAAGAAAAAACCCTTTATAATCATGACGAAGCCATCCACTGTGATGCCATCGTATGGACCGCCGGCATCCAGCCGACCAAAGTGGTTCGGGATATGAATGTGGAAAAGGACCCGCAAGGACGAGTAGTCTTAACCAGGCATCACAATATCCCCGGGAATGAACATGTCTATGTGGTAGGGGATTGTGCAAGCCTACCGCATGCACCAAGTGCACAGCTTGCTGAAGGGCAGGCAGAGCAAATCGTTCAAATCCTATTGAAACGCTGGAAAGGCGAGGACCTTCCTGAAACATTGCCAGTTATCAAGCTTAAAGGAGTCCTTGGATCACTGGGCAAAAAGCATGGATTTGGTCTGGTCGCAGAACGTCCTATCACAGGCCGCGTTGCCCGCCTGTTGAAATCTGGAATACTATGGATGTATAAATACCATAATGGATAA
- a CDS encoding YuzB family protein, with product MIKPIIEFCISNLASGSQKALEQLEKDYDLDVIEYGCLGYCGKCASTLFALVNGEVVTGETPDELVENIYQYLDENPMF from the coding sequence GTGATTAAGCCAATCATCGAATTTTGCATCAGCAATTTGGCCAGCGGCTCTCAAAAAGCGCTTGAACAGCTGGAAAAGGATTATGATCTGGATGTCATCGAATATGGCTGTCTCGGGTATTGCGGCAAATGTGCAAGCACACTTTTTGCGCTTGTGAACGGAGAAGTGGTAACTGGAGAAACACCAGATGAACTGGTTGAAAATATATATCAATATCTGGATGAAAATCCGATGTTTTAA
- a CDS encoding DUF2225 domain-containing protein produces the protein MQQLNPTYDKKYECRVCKQSFTTKKLRSRFVKAADYDSDFCPNYSDESMNPLLYHIQTCPHCGYSESEDFSPYFPPGALDLIHSKVVNAWIPQDYCQDRSIIVAVNTYKLALYCGTLKREKHITLAGLHVRLAWLFRSIKNADQEQRFLKLALKEYLESYISDDFKGSTISETRIFYLIGELSRRTQQSEQAVKYFSKVIELQSRSTEPKLIEMARERWYEMREQKTAAN, from the coding sequence ATGCAGCAATTAAACCCTACTTATGATAAAAAATACGAATGCAGAGTCTGCAAACAGAGTTTCACCACTAAAAAACTCCGCTCCAGATTTGTAAAAGCAGCTGATTATGACAGTGATTTCTGCCCAAACTATTCTGATGAAAGCATGAACCCTCTTTTATATCATATTCAGACCTGCCCGCATTGCGGCTACTCAGAATCAGAAGATTTTTCTCCTTATTTCCCGCCGGGAGCCCTTGATTTGATCCATTCTAAAGTTGTGAATGCCTGGATTCCCCAGGATTACTGCCAGGATCGATCCATCATTGTTGCTGTCAACACCTATAAGCTTGCTCTATATTGCGGAACTTTAAAAAGGGAGAAGCATATTACTTTGGCTGGTTTACATGTCAGACTCGCCTGGCTTTTCCGGAGTATAAAGAATGCTGATCAGGAACAGCGCTTTTTGAAGCTTGCTCTAAAGGAATACCTGGAGTCTTATATATCTGATGACTTTAAGGGATCAACCATTTCTGAAACGAGAATCTTTTATCTGATCGGGGAGTTATCCCGAAGGACGCAACAGTCTGAACAGGCTGTTAAATATTTTTCAAAAGTTATTGAACTGCAAAGCCGCTCCACTGAGCCAAAGTTAATTGAAATGGCAAGAGAACGATGGTATGAAATGAGGGAACAAAAAACTGCCGCTAATTAA
- a CDS encoding HesB/IscA family protein has translation MEKVVDITEAAALHIKEMMKQNEEEDAFLRVAVKGGGCSGLSYGMGFAHEAEEGDIQSEHYGIQVLVSKEDAPILNGTKIDYKQSMMGGGFTIDNPNAIANCGCGSSFRTAANTGTPEEC, from the coding sequence ATGGAAAAAGTTGTGGATATAACAGAAGCAGCAGCTTTGCATATAAAAGAAATGATGAAACAAAATGAGGAAGAAGATGCATTCTTGCGTGTAGCCGTTAAAGGTGGCGGATGCAGCGGACTTTCCTATGGAATGGGGTTTGCCCATGAAGCTGAGGAAGGTGATATCCAGTCAGAGCACTATGGAATTCAGGTTCTTGTCAGCAAGGAAGATGCACCTATCTTAAATGGTACAAAAATTGATTATAAACAATCTATGATGGGCGGCGGATTCACAATCGACAATCCCAATGCCATTGCAAACTGCGGCTGCGGATCCTCTTTCCGTACCGCTGCAAATACAGGTACACCGGAAGAGTGCTAA
- a CDS encoding NAD(P)/FAD-dependent oxidoreductase gives MNEDQKVYDITIIGGGPTGLFTAFYGGMRQASVKIIESLPQLGGQLSALYPEKYIYDVAGFPKVRAQELIDNLKEQMAKFEPTVSLEQSVEKLEKQADGTFKLTTNKEVHYSKTIIITAGNGAFQPRRLELESAVQYEGKNLHYFIDDLNHFAGKKVVVFGGGDSAVDWALMLEPIAEKVTIVHRRDKFRAHEHSVENLQNSKVEIKTPYVPAELIGDSEAISQVVLEGVTSKEKEVFDVDAVIVNYGFVSSLGPIKEWGLDIEKNSIVVNSRMETNIEGIYAAGDICTYDGKVKLIACGFGEAPTAVNHAKSYIDPKAKVQPMHSSSMFGK, from the coding sequence ATGAATGAAGATCAAAAGGTGTATGACATAACCATCATTGGCGGGGGGCCAACTGGTTTATTCACTGCTTTCTACGGGGGCATGAGACAAGCTTCAGTAAAAATTATTGAAAGCTTGCCGCAGCTTGGGGGACAATTATCTGCTCTTTATCCTGAAAAATACATATACGATGTTGCCGGCTTCCCAAAAGTCCGCGCCCAGGAATTAATTGATAACCTTAAGGAACAAATGGCTAAATTCGAGCCCACTGTATCACTTGAACAATCTGTTGAAAAGTTAGAGAAGCAAGCTGATGGAACATTCAAGCTTACAACCAATAAAGAAGTACATTACTCAAAAACCATCATTATCACTGCAGGCAATGGCGCTTTCCAGCCTCGCCGCCTTGAACTTGAGAGTGCAGTTCAATATGAAGGCAAAAACCTTCATTACTTTATTGATGATTTAAATCATTTCGCCGGGAAAAAGGTAGTTGTTTTCGGTGGAGGGGATTCTGCAGTGGACTGGGCATTAATGCTTGAGCCTATCGCTGAGAAAGTGACGATTGTTCATCGCCGCGATAAATTCCGCGCGCATGAGCACAGTGTAGAAAATCTGCAGAACTCTAAAGTCGAAATTAAAACACCTTATGTTCCGGCAGAGCTTATTGGTGACAGTGAAGCAATCAGCCAAGTCGTACTTGAAGGTGTGACTTCAAAGGAAAAAGAGGTATTTGATGTTGATGCTGTGATCGTTAACTACGGATTCGTTTCCTCCCTTGGCCCAATTAAGGAATGGGGTCTTGATATCGAAAAGAACTCCATCGTTGTTAACTCCAGAATGGAAACAAATATCGAAGGCATTTATGCGGCCGGCGATATCTGCACATACGACGGGAAGGTCAAGCTTATTGCCTGCGGTTTCGGTGAAGCGCCAACTGCCGTCAATCACGCAAAATCCTACATTGATCCAAAAGCGAAAGTACAGCCAATGCACAGTTCTTCCATGTTTGGCAAATAA
- a CDS encoding NAD(P)/FAD-dependent oxidoreductase translates to MRKPKIVILGGGYGGLMVATRLQKSVGTNEAEIVLVNKNDYHYETTWLHEASAGTLHHDRVRYDIKDVIDRNKVEFVQGTALEIKAEEKKVILENGEVDYDYLVVSLGAEPETFGIKGLKEHAFSIVNVNAARQIREHIEYQFATYNTESEKKDERLTIVVGGAGFTGIEFLGELANRVPELCKEYDVDYHKVKIICVEAAPMVLPGFDPDLVNYAVSHLEKKGVQFMIGTAIKEATPEGIIVGKGEDEVEEIKAATVVWAAGVRGNSIIEKSGIEAMRGRVKVQPDLRAPGHDNMFIIGDCSLIINEEINRPYPPTAQIAMQQGEVCARNITALIRNKTDLETFTPDIKGTVCSLGEHDAIGVAFGKKMVGTKASFMKKMIDNRALYMVGGPSLVLKKGKFNVL, encoded by the coding sequence TTGAGAAAGCCAAAGATTGTAATCCTCGGTGGAGGCTACGGCGGTTTGATGGTAGCAACCCGTTTGCAGAAATCTGTAGGAACAAACGAAGCAGAAATCGTTTTAGTGAATAAGAATGACTACCATTATGAAACAACATGGCTGCACGAGGCATCGGCGGGAACACTTCATCATGATCGTGTACGCTATGATATTAAAGATGTTATTGACCGCAACAAAGTTGAATTCGTTCAGGGCACTGCTCTTGAAATTAAAGCAGAAGAAAAGAAAGTCATTTTGGAAAACGGCGAAGTTGACTATGATTATCTGGTTGTTTCACTTGGAGCCGAGCCGGAGACATTCGGTATCAAAGGGCTTAAGGAACATGCTTTTTCGATTGTCAATGTCAATGCTGCACGTCAAATCCGTGAGCACATCGAATATCAATTTGCTACTTATAATACAGAATCCGAGAAAAAAGATGAGCGCCTGACAATTGTTGTCGGCGGTGCAGGCTTCACTGGCATTGAATTCCTCGGAGAGTTGGCAAACCGTGTTCCTGAGCTTTGCAAAGAATACGATGTGGACTACCATAAAGTGAAAATCATTTGTGTGGAAGCAGCTCCAATGGTTCTTCCAGGCTTTGATCCGGATCTTGTTAATTACGCTGTATCCCACTTGGAGAAAAAAGGCGTACAATTCATGATCGGAACAGCTATTAAAGAAGCTACTCCTGAAGGGATCATCGTTGGCAAGGGCGAAGATGAAGTAGAAGAAATCAAAGCTGCAACAGTTGTCTGGGCTGCAGGCGTACGCGGAAATTCTATTATTGAAAAATCCGGCATTGAAGCAATGCGCGGCCGTGTAAAAGTTCAGCCTGATTTGCGCGCTCCTGGCCATGATAATATGTTTATCATCGGAGACTGCTCATTAATCATCAATGAAGAAATTAACCGTCCATACCCTCCTACTGCACAAATTGCTATGCAGCAGGGTGAAGTGTGTGCAAGAAACATCACAGCTTTAATCCGTAATAAAACTGATCTTGAAACGTTTACACCGGATATTAAAGGAACTGTATGTTCTCTGGGCGAACATGATGCCATCGGTGTGGCATTCGGAAAGAAAATGGTTGGAACGAAAGCTTCATTCATGAAGAAGATGATCGATAACCGTGCACTTTACATGGTTGGCGGACCATCTCTTGTATTGAAAAAAGGTAAATTCAACGTTCTTTAA
- a CDS encoding YuiA family protein: MTAKKYENKECMYCSGKGYFQLLLGGSETCSCCGGTGKKKE, translated from the coding sequence ATGACAGCTAAGAAATATGAAAACAAAGAGTGCATGTATTGTTCCGGTAAGGGGTATTTTCAATTACTATTAGGCGGATCTGAAACCTGCAGCTGCTGCGGAGGAACAGGAAAGAAAAAGGAGTAA